TGATGTCCAACTCCTTCGCCGATCAGACCATCGCGCAGATCGAACTGTTCCAAAACGATGGCCAGTACGAAAACGAGGTCTACCGCCTGCCTAAGATCCTCGACGAAAAGGTCGCCCGCATCCACGTCGAAGCACTTGGCGGCACGCTCACCGAGCTGACCAAGGAGCAGGCTGAGTACATCGGCGTTGACGTTGCAGGCCCATTCAAGCCGGAGCACTACCGCTACTAATGATTGTCAGTATTGAGGGAATCGACGGCGCCGGCAAAAACACGCTGGTTGCGGCGTTGACCCAGAAAATCGACGCCCATGTCCTAGCCTTCCCACGCTACGACACCTCGATTCACGCCCAATTGGCCGCGGAAGCCCTCCACGGCCGCATGGGCGACCTCACCGACAGCGCCTACGCCATGGCGACGCTGTTCGCACTCGATCGCCGCTTCGCCATTCCCGAGCTCACCCAGCCGGGCGTGGTGCTACTCGACAGATACGTCGCCTCAAACGCCGCTTACACCGCGGCACGGTTGCTTGACGACGCCGCCACGCAGTGGGTATCCGACCTGGAATTCGGCACACTAGGCGTGCCGCGCCCAACGCTTCAAGTGTTGTTGGATACCCCCGCAAACGTTGCGCAGGAGAGAGCAAGGCGTCGAGAAGCTCTTGACTCCTCGCGCGCCCGGGACCGCTATGAATCCGACTCCGCGCTGCAA
The window above is part of the Corynebacterium deserti GIMN1.010 genome. Proteins encoded here:
- a CDS encoding dTMP kinase, whose protein sequence is MIVSIEGIDGAGKNTLVAALTQKIDAHVLAFPRYDTSIHAQLAAEALHGRMGDLTDSAYAMATLFALDRRFAIPELTQPGVVLLDRYVASNAAYTAARLLDDAATQWVSDLEFGTLGVPRPTLQVLLDTPANVAQERARRREALDSSRARDRYESDSALQERTAEKYRRLAADNWESPWIVAAPDEDPSHVAQRIVEFLGNIN